The following nucleotide sequence is from Acaryochloris thomasi RCC1774.
ACCAAATATCTATCCGCTGGCCTGCTTGAGAGCGATAGCAGGCCGCTAGCAAGAGTTCATAGAGTATCTGTTCTAGCTTGGGGTTAACGCCAGTTGCCGTGGAATTAGACGTGAGATTATGAACCTGGGTCCAGAGTTGGCGTTGATTGGCGAGGGTAGAGACCCTCGCCAACGACTGTCTGAGCAGCGAAGCGATAGGGAGTGAGGTTTCCTCAAGAGGGAACTGCTCACTATCGATCTGCATCAACTGCTCGATTTTTTCAATGGCAGCTTGACTCTTTGCTAACAATGCCTGAGCGGCAGGTGACGCTGCCCCTTGAACTTGCGGGTCTCGCTGGTAGGTTAGTGCCGTTTGGCAGTGCCGTTCGATCTGTCGGTACTGGTACCAGTTCAGGCAATTCAAAGACTGTAACTGCTTTCTGTTGCGCTTGAGTGACACCATGGAGCGATAGCGACTCGCCAAATGACGGACCAGCATCGCCGCCCCACCCACAAGCTGAAGATCCCAGGTGCGCGAGTCGCCTCCCGGCCTAAAGTTATTGCCAAAAATGACAGCACCCAGCGACTGATGTTGATCACTCTCTAGAATTGGTATGGCCAGCACCTGCTCTAGGGCACGACAGTTGAGCCATAGCCGTGTTTCGGGCGTCAAATCCTGAACCGGCACGGCCACAATATTCTGCAAGGCATCTTCCTGGATTTGCGGTGGTCCCAGTGTTAGGAGGCTTTGCAGTAAGGCATCCTGGGCCATATCAATAGGCGTATTTTGCGCTAGATCAAAATCAGGGGGTGAGGCGACGCAGGCCGCAATTTCCGCCTGCCCTCCCTCCCAGAACACCACGGCTGCGGCCGGGACAGACAGCATCTCCACCATGTCCTGTAGCGCGTCTGTAACCAGTTGTTTAGGATTAGCGGCCTGATCCTGTCGGATCAAGCTCTGCGGCACAATCGTATTCAGCCTTTTCTGCTGCTGATTTTCGACCTGGAGTCGGTGTTGCTGCCGCCCTGCATTCAGAGCCTGACCTACGCGGTCGAGTAGATCACAGTCTGCCGTAGTCCAGGAGCGTGGGGTAAGACCACCCAGGAGCAAAATCTGATCGAGCTGCTGATCTTGAGTCGTGTGAGATAGCAAAAGTGCTTTGATACCTAAGGCATCAATCTTGGGTTTCCAGGCCAGTAGCCGTAAATCATCGGTGAGGTTATCAATGGCGATCGCCTGCTCACTGCGTCGGATCATATTCCGGTCCACCTCACTGAGGGGCTGGAATGGGTCTGTGGAGGGCTTGAGCTTGGGTGTATGGATTTGCTGGACAATTTGAAACTGGCCCGTGCGGGGATCAGGACTTAAAACAGCCATCCACTGAGACTGGAGATGGAGACAGACCTGTTCCATGATCTGCTGCTGTGTTTGTGTCCAATCTTGGGACTGGGCGACGGACTGTAGAGTTTGAAAAATCAGGCGATTATGATTATTGTTCGATGCACTGGGCAGTCCTTCCTCCATCATGGTTGGAGAAGCGAGATTAGCAAGCTGGGCAAAAGCTTGAATAAGCTGCTTCTCCTGATCCCGCCAGACTCGAGGCTCTGTACCTTCGACCGCTAAAAATCCACAAAGCTGCTGATTAATCATCAATGGCGCACTGAGGAGCGATCGCCGCCTCATCTGATGCATCAGTCGAGCGGGAGCTTTTGTACTGACAGTACCCTGAATTTCACTGACGGCCACTACCGGTTCGGTCCGCAGTGCTTGGTGAAAGTGCTGAATATCTGACAGCGGTACTTCAATCGGGGTTGACCGTTTCCCCCGTGAACGTTTGCTCATTTCAGCTCGATAGAAGAGTCGCTGCCAAAAACATTGCTGCTGGGTGTCTAACCAATACAGACTGGTCTGCGCGGGCGACAGAGCCTGATGCAGAAACTGAAGCACGACCGTCAATCGTTCCTC
It contains:
- a CDS encoding sensor histidine kinase yields the protein MTLSTERLGHAQRLVALQSTLEQIRLQQQIEPLLALALEFIQAVFSYPLVWIATYNPDRRELTGVHGAMPKTEKTAWAQQGLKVLPGDYFDQVLLTGQPAVIADLQQDQRAGQWQTIASRTEIEGALIYPLWHHNQPYGVILMGSHHWGGNPRPEEMTHLSILCGALGAALHDLQPQGQSPGQLHQSLQAAIGQLTLISGFEERLTVVLQFLHQALSPAQTSLYWLDTQQQCFWQRLFYRAEMSKRSRGKRSTPIEVPLSDIQHFHQALRTEPVVAVSEIQGTVSTKAPARLMHQMRRRSLLSAPLMINQQLCGFLAVEGTEPRVWRDQEKQLIQAFAQLANLASPTMMEEGLPSASNNNHNRLIFQTLQSVAQSQDWTQTQQQIMEQVCLHLQSQWMAVLSPDPRTGQFQIVQQIHTPKLKPSTDPFQPLSEVDRNMIRRSEQAIAIDNLTDDLRLLAWKPKIDALGIKALLLSHTTQDQQLDQILLLGGLTPRSWTTADCDLLDRVGQALNAGRQQHRLQVENQQQKRLNTIVPQSLIRQDQAANPKQLVTDALQDMVEMLSVPAAAVVFWEGGQAEIAACVASPPDFDLAQNTPIDMAQDALLQSLLTLGPPQIQEDALQNIVAVPVQDLTPETRLWLNCRALEQVLAIPILESDQHQSLGAVIFGNNFRPGGDSRTWDLQLVGGAAMLVRHLASRYRSMVSLKRNRKQLQSLNCLNWYQYRQIERHCQTALTYQRDPQVQGAASPAAQALLAKSQAAIEKIEQLMQIDSEQFPLEETSLPIASLLRQSLARVSTLANQRQLWTQVHNLTSNSTATGVNPKLEQILYELLLAACYRSQAGQRIDIWCRLADSQWLELSITDQGLINPQMIADLTNRSDVDAPTLKSPPGKHLRACQTLMKRLGGQLEFAQLDDGRVLSRLMLPLKSSLRV